The nucleotide window AAGCGTTCACTGGCTTTGTCACTCAAGGTTTTGGGTGGCATGCCAAGCTCTTCGGCGGCTTTTTGTAAGTGATGGTTCATCAACTGCGGGATGTCTTCTTTACGCTCGCGTAATGGCGGGATCTCGATGTGATACACGTTCAGGCGATGATACAGATCTTCCCTGAATTCGCCCTTCTCGACCTGCTCGAGTAAATTCTGGTTGGTTGCGGCCACAATCCTTACGTCCACTTTAACCGGCGTATTGCCCCCTACCCGATAAAACTCCCCTTCGGCCAAGACGCGTAACAATCTGGTTTGTAATGCCATGGGCATGTCACCGATCTCGTCCAGAAACAAAGTGCCGCCATGCGCTTGTTCAAACCGCCCTTCGCGTTTGGCATTGGCTCCGGTAAAAGCGCC belongs to Gammaproteobacteria bacterium and includes:
- a CDS encoding sigma 54-interacting transcriptional regulator; translation: GAFTGANAKREGRFEQAHGGTLFLDEIGDMPMALQTRLLRVLAEGEFYRVGGNTPVKVDVRIVAATNQNLLEQVEKGEFREDLYHRLNVYHIEIPPLRERKEDIPQLMNHHLQKAAEELGMPPKTLSDKASERLQAYNWPGNIRELVNLSQRLIISAPGQQIQAADLKLQGSKDQDHNDWKQYVRSWAQQKFNQGNKDILNELIPQVEKILLEEALIVSNGHKQNAAKLLGWGRNTLTRKLKELE